DNA from Balaenoptera musculus isolate JJ_BM4_2016_0621 chromosome 4, mBalMus1.pri.v3, whole genome shotgun sequence:
TGGATACCATCTAAAACAGTGATTTGCCAAGAAAGTTTTGGATAATAGAAAGTCTGAGGATCTAAGCAAATCTATTAAAACAAATGATCTAAGCGTATACCCCAGGAAACTAAACTGGTAAATGCACTCCAGGAGTTTTAAATTTAGACAGTCCTAATGCttacttttgagaaaaaaataccttttaagaAGTAAGACCCTCACTCTATAGGTAGGGAAACAGGAAAACCAATTAAATCAATTAACTTTTCAAGGAAGCAGAGTAGacttgtatacatatatatatatatgtatatatatgaaatataaaatgtatttcttttaagataaaattgacctgattatatataaagaacattagaaatttgaaaattcattGTTGTATACAGGAATGTTTTTAATGCACCCTTTGTACCTTTCATAttactataaatattattttgtatcagcttaatgttttatttttaaaatgttttccttgatCACCATAGATTTACTGTGCTATAATAAGCCTGAGAGTAAAAACCATGACTATTGGAATAAAGTTTGCaatgttatcatttttttaagtgatagaaATAATAGTGTGCagatgattttataaaaatgaaatcacacacaaaatacactggaaacaaatgaaagatgGGACACATGAAAGTATACAGGAGTTTAGTCCATCTTATTCTCCCATATCCTCAAGACTCAAAACAATGCTCAGGACATGGAGACATGAAGTGAACCTTTGTTGAATCAAATTCATTATTGAATCAAACATTGTCGAGTCAAAACACCAattcagagaaaaggaaggtaACATCCTGATTGAAATCCCATATACCCgttagaaatgttctaaaatgaattgatacagccatgcTCCCTATGCCAGttaaatatgttcatttaaaaatttaaaatacaggttACACTTGGTCACAGCAGATGTTAgtgactaaataaaaatgaatgaaccctTGATTCAATGGAAAGATTCCAGATTCTTCCAGAGGAAGAAACTAGTTCCTTTGGAGCAGGAAGCcaaaaaattattaatactttCTAAACATCAAGAAAAATGTTCACATCACTGAAATATATGAGTAACAGCATGGGAATAGAAAGAGTCTGAGGATCTACAAGTTTTTAGTATAAGCCAGAAAAGCCATATCCTCCATAGCATGATGGGCAGTAGCAGCCATATCTGTTGCCTCCATGGCTACAGCCATGGCCCAGTCTGCAGAAGCTGCTGCATCCGCAGCCATGGCCATAGCCCAGGCCACCAAAGCCTCCACAGCCGAAGCCCAGGCCTTTGCAATAGTTGGCATAGTAGCTCATGGTGTCAAGTATTAGAGATCTGATTTGGCGCTGAAGAGGAATTTCCTGAGTGTGGCCATCTCTAGCTTCCCCAAATGGTTTTATACCCTCAGTAGTGCAAGTGGTAAACAATGACAGGTGATATTATTTCCATATAAGAGAATAATGTAAAGTCTTAAAATTACTTGAAATTGTTCTTTTCTTACTTACCAAAGGGTCCACATTTTTGTTAAAGGAAttttagtaataattattattttttaatgagtttgcATTCCTAAAAACAGAATGTTTCCAAGATGAAAAATGATTATAGCCCCTTCAGAGGCCATACTGCGCTGGTGTTCTAGTTAAAATTGTCTAATCTGGTTGATAGCTTCCAGTAGTCCTATAATTACATAACAGATTGCTTCTCTTATTCCATTGTCTTAGCTACTGATCATTCCCAGAACCCAAGACCTTTTACCCATGGTGGTCAGGGCATAGTCACAAAGTCATTAGTGATTTCCAGATagtcaaattaaaaaacacaaaaacaaaaccaaaaacaaccttcttggttttttattttgttttttgttagttATTTGGTTTGTTAGTTATTTGCATTTGCCCTCCTCAcccattcattcttcttttaaagcTTTCTTCCCTTATTTTCTATGGCAAATGTTCAATTAGCTTTCTCTCTCAATTTCTTATTAGTCTTCTTCCCAATATCTTATTCCTTTATTAACTCTAAAACTGCCCCTTTTCCTCCATATTCAATGTATACACTTTTCCCATggaatttcaataaatattgtgtttAATAACGGTGCTTATACTGATTACTCTCAAAAGGCTTCTCTAAATATCAGCTCCATCAATTTGACTATTTACTGGATATGTCCCATTTGAACTGCATTCAAATTTCATGTTTAGtagtaaattcatttttttctcacaaaactGCCTCTTGTCTGTATATTAGTCATTCAAATCACATAGCAGAATATGATCTTGGAAttaattctctttcatattttatgaatatCTTCCCTACTCAGTGTATATTGCACCATAGCAACTCAACCATGTACATGATAATTCATTAATATTCATGTCTCTTCATTGTTTTCACTTAATTCAGTCCTCCACCACTTTTTCCTGGATTAACGTAAGAGCCTCCCAACCAGTCACACTTCCCCAAGGCAGGGTCATCATCTGATCTGTTCTCCATACTGAGTCCAAATGAACATTctgaaacacaaatctgatcatttCATTTTTCAGCCATTATACCTAAGTCATTAAGGAAAAGATTATACTCCTAAATTCACAAACAAGGTGCTTCATCACCAAACATTTTTCTCTATCCTGGTCTCTAACAATCTACCATATATTTCCCTTTATTCCATACATAAATAACAAAGATATTATTAATCAACTGCATGCTTTTGAGACTTTACAGGAGCTGCTCCTTCATTCTGGAATCTTCTTTTATACTTATTTACCCATCTTATTCCAACCCACCCTTCAAAAGATAGGTCAAGTGGCACCTGCTCCAAGGACATCCCAAGCTACTTCTACCTCTGCCTGATTTAGAAAATCCTTCAGAGTGCTGCCAAATGCCCTGGATAAAAGTCTGTCTTTGCATTTCATCAGATTTTAGTATACCAATTTGTTTACTGCCTTTTCCATTACATTATTTACTCCTTCAGGGCAAGAACACTTattataatcatattttatacttttgtgaAGGGAATGGAGTAGGCAATATATTGTTAGTTGAgtgaataaattattaaatgaacagatccatagaaaacaaatagcaaatatCTCTAACAGTCTCATCCACAAATTCAGAGGTGCAAGAAGTGTTCATGTATacaaagtatataataaaaacaacaaaaatgattatCAAAGCATTCAACTAATAGCTTGCCCCtccagaagcagaagaaaactttaacaaaatacttcatattaaattaaatattaaaaaattaaatgtaaaagagataagaagaaataaaatgagttgaaaaacaggaaagaaatttttaaaaagataaaatcatatcGAAGGAAGACCAAGTTCCAAGATGCATAAAGAAGTTTGGATTTAGATGAAAACAAAAGATTCCATTgaggaaaagcaggaaaataataaaaacaatgaatatgtggctaaaaaagaaataaaaagagttgGAAAGAAAGTGGATAAAATGGGAGATAGGCAGCAACCCAACTTACATATAAGGAGAGtttatgacaaaagaaaaaatggaagagagtaCTATTCAAAGTTATAATCTAAgtagaaatttcaaaattaaaagaaaccctcaatgtacatatttttttaacatctttattgaagtataattgctttacaatggtgtgttagtttctgctttataaaaaagtgaatcagttatatatatacatatgttcccatatctcttccctcttgcatctccctccctcccaccttccctatcccacccctctaggtggtcacaaagcactgagctgatctccctgtgctatgcggctgcttcccactagctatctattttacatttggtagtgtatatatgtccatgacactctctcaccctgtcacatctcaccccatcctctccccatatcctcaactccattctttagtagatctgtgtctttattcccatcttgccactaggttcttcatgacctttttttttttttttccttagattccatatatatgtgttagcatactgtatttgtttttctctttctgacttacttcactctgtacgacagactctaactccatccacctcattacaaatacctccatttcatttctttttatggctgagtaatattccattgtatatatgtgccccatcttctttatccattcatctgatgatggacacttaggttgcttccatgtcctggctattgtaaataaagctgcaatgaacatgttggtacatgagtctttttgaattatggttttctcagggtatatgcccagtagtgggattgctgggtcgtattgtagttctatttttagttttttaaggaacctccatactgttctccatagtggctgtatcaatttacattcccaccaacagtgcaagagtgttcccttttctccacaccctctccagcatttattgtttctagattttttgatgatggccattctgaccggtgtgagatgatatctcattgtagttttgatttgcatttctctaatgattaagaatgttgagcattctttcatgtgtttgttggcaatctgtatatcttctttggagaaatgtctatttaggtcttctgcccatttttggattgggttgttcgtttttttgttattaagctgcatgggctgcttgtaaatcttggttaatcctttgtcagttgcttcatttgcaaatattttctccca
Protein-coding regions in this window:
- the LOC118893873 gene encoding keratin-associated protein 19-4-like, which translates into the protein MSYYANYCKGLGFGCGGFGGLGYGHGCGCSSFCRLGHGCSHGGNRYGCYCPSCYGGYGFSGLY